A window of Rutidosis leptorrhynchoides isolate AG116_Rl617_1_P2 unplaced genomic scaffold, CSIRO_AGI_Rlap_v1 contig196, whole genome shotgun sequence genomic DNA:
TGTGCAGATTTTCATCTAAAAGGGTAGCCGATTGGTACTTTGATAGTGGTTGCTCTCAGCACATGACAGGTGAGGAAGGAATTTTGAAGAATATTGTCTACAAAAATCATGGGACTGTTACTTACGGTGATGGAAATTCAAATGCTATAATTGGAGAAGGAAGCCTACCAGTTTCTTCAAAATCAAAGATAAAGCATGTTCTATTGGTAAAAGGTCTTAAGCACAATCTGATTGGCATATCACAAATGTGTGATGAAGATTGTGAAATCAGGTTCAACAAGCATGGGTGCAATGTGTTCAATATCGACGGAGTAGTTGTTATGACAAGAACAAGACAAGCTGACAACACATATACTCTTGATAGAGATATAAAGTGTTTGAAGACTAGCACAGAAAATCTAAAACTGTGGCACAAGAAACTTGGACATATTGGTTTTAAGAATCTAGCTGATCTATCAAAAATAGGGTCTGTAAAGGGTCTGCCTCTTCTCAAATATGATTCCGACATCACTTGTGGAGATTGTCAAATGGGGAAGCAAACAAAGGAAAAGCACTCCAAAGTAACCTATATCACCATTGAGAGACCTCTGCAACTCTTACATATTGACTTAATGGGGCCAATGCAAACTCCAAGTTTGGGAGGTAAATcttatgtatttgtgtgtgttgATGATTTTTCCAGGTACACTTGGGTGGATTTTCTTAAAGAGAAGTATGAAGCTCCTGACATCATTATGAAGCTGTGCACCAGACTGAACAATGAAAGAAGAAACACAACTGGAGAAATCATCAGAATTAGAAGTGATCATGGAAAAGAGTTTGAGAATTCAGTGGTCACAACAATCTGTGAGCACAACAGAATTATGCATGAATTTTCTGCACCCattactcctcaacaaaatggagtggtGGAAAGGAAGAACATAACCATTACGGAGATGGCCCGTACCACGATCCATGCTAGAAAGCTAAGCTACAAGTTATGGGGTGAAGCTATGTCAACTGCATGCTACATTATGAATAGGGTGCATCTCAGACCACACACTAAGAAAACTCCCTATGAAATCTAGAGAAATAAGAAGCCATCAGTAAAGTACTTTCATGAATTTGGGAGCCCCTGCTACATGTTGAAGGATAGAGAACAAAGAAGGAAACTCGACTCCAAAAGTGAAAGGGGAGTATTTGTTGGCTATTCAGTTAATAATAGAGCTTATAGGATATTTATTGAAAAGTCTAATACCATTACTGAATCAATCAACATTGTGTTTGATGACATGCAGGTGGAAGTGGAAAATCAAGAGGATGGTGAACCTGGAATTGGTCAACTTCTATCTAATGACAACGCACCTAGTGTGGGGGCATTAGGAGCAGAAGATGTTAACAATAATGAAAACACACCTAGTGTGGAGGCATTACCTGTTAACACAGATTCTAGGAACACTCAAGAATCCACACCTGCAGTCACAAACCAGAATGTGTATCCATCAACAAGAATCCAAAAGAACCATCCAACCGAAGATATTATTGGAGACATCGATGAAAGAAGAACAAGAGGGGTGCCTAGAAATAACTACAGAGATATGATGAATTATGTTGCTTATACATCTAAAATTGAACCAAAGAAAGTTGATGAGGCTTTGACCGATGAATTATGGATACGTGCTATGCAGGAGGAACTACATCAGTTCGAAAGAAACAGAGTATGGGAACTGGTTCCTAGACCTGAGCATTGCAATATCATTAGTACAAAATGGATATTCAAGAACAAAACTGATGAGCAGGGAAATATCACTAGAAATAAAGCGAGACTTGTTGCACAAGGTTACACACAGGTCGAAGGAGTGGATTtcgatgagacttttgctcctgttgctaggcTTGAATCAATCAGATTATTGATAGCTGTGGCTGCATATGGGAACATTACCttgtatcaaatggatgtcaagagtgcctTTCTAAATGGGTATTTAAATGAAGAAGTATATGTTGAGAGCAGCCAAAAGGATTTTGTGATCCGGTTTTTCCAAATCATGTGTACAAGCTCACAAAAACTCTATATGGTCTCAAGCAAGCTCCAAGGACATGGTATGAAAGACTATCGGTGTATTTAGGTCAACAGGGCTATAAAAGAGGTGGAGTTGATAAAACTCTTTTTCTCAAATCCATAGGGGGAGAATTAACCATAGCCTAGATCTATGTTGACGATATTATATTTGGCTCAACAAGTGAAACGGAAAGAAAGAGATTTGTTCACAGCATGGCTAGTGAGTTCGAAATGAGTATGGTAGGAGAATTAAGTTACTTCTTAGGCTTTCAGATCAAGCAGTGCAAGGATGGGACATCTATCTCTCAAGAGAAGTATGCCAAAAAT
This region includes:
- the LOC139881798 gene encoding uncharacterized protein; the encoded protein is MLKDREQRRKLDSKSERGVFVGYSVNNRAYRIFIEKSNTITESINIVFDDMQVEVENQEDGEPGIGQLLSNDNAPSVGALGAEDVNNNENTPSVEALPVNTDSRNTQESTPAVTNQNVYPSTRIQKNHPTEDIIGDIDERRTRGVPRNNYRDMMNYVAYTSKIEPKKVDEALTDELWIRAMQEELHQFERNRVWELVPRPEHCNIISTKWIFKNKTDEQGNITRNKARLVAQGYTQVEGVDFDETFAPVARLESIRLLIAVAAYGNITLYQMDVKSAFLNGYLNEEVYVESSQKDFVIRFFQIMCTSSQKLYMVSSKLQGHGMKDYRCI